One window from the genome of Carnobacteriaceae bacterium zg-84 encodes:
- the pstC gene encoding phosphate ABC transporter permease subunit PstC, translating into MQQTKKRIPKRTLEKIGKTITFLCTLLMGIVVFTIILMVAQRGLSTFFVDGVSPVDFLFKTKWLPSSTDANGQAYVGALPMIIGSVSATLLAILIAAPFAMGAAVFMVEISPKFGKKFLQPVIELLVGIPSVVYGLIGLSVIVPFVRSFGGTGFGILSSAFVLSVMILPTVTSLTVDALNAVPDYYRQGALGLGATRWQMIYHVVLRSAKSGILTALVMGMTRAFGEALAVQMVIGNTAVIPTSLVTPASTITSILTLSMGNTIFGSLENNVLWSLALLLLMMSIIFIAIVKRIDKKGR; encoded by the coding sequence ATGCAACAAACAAAAAAGAGAATTCCAAAACGTACTCTTGAAAAAATTGGTAAAACAATAACATTTTTATGTACGCTTTTAATGGGAATTGTTGTTTTTACCATTATTTTAATGGTTGCACAACGAGGGTTGTCTACATTTTTTGTAGATGGTGTATCCCCAGTTGATTTTCTATTTAAAACAAAATGGTTACCCTCATCAACAGATGCTAATGGACAAGCTTATGTTGGTGCATTACCAATGATTATTGGTTCTGTCAGTGCAACTTTACTAGCGATTTTAATCGCTGCACCATTTGCGATGGGCGCAGCCGTATTTATGGTAGAAATTTCACCAAAGTTTGGGAAAAAATTTCTGCAACCTGTCATTGAATTATTAGTAGGTATTCCGTCTGTTGTTTATGGATTGATTGGCTTGAGTGTTATTGTACCTTTTGTTCGCTCGTTTGGTGGGACAGGGTTTGGTATTTTGTCCTCTGCTTTTGTATTGTCTGTCATGATTTTACCGACAGTAACGAGTTTAACAGTGGATGCATTAAATGCGGTGCCAGACTATTATAGACAAGGTGCTTTAGGGTTAGGTGCAACACGCTGGCAAATGATTTATCACGTTGTGTTACGAAGTGCTAAAAGTGGTATTTTAACAGCTCTCGTAATGGGTATGACACGTGCTTTTGGTGAAGCTCTTGCGGTTCAAATGGTTATTGGAAATACAGCTGTTATTCCAACGTCTTTAGTGACGCCAGCATCAACCATTACGAGTATTTTAACTTTGAGTATGGGAAACACCATTTTTGGTAGTTTAGAAAATAATGTATTATGGTCTTTAGCTTTATTGCTATTGATGATGTCAATTATTTTTATAGCTATTGTAAAACGCATTGACAAGAAAGGACGTTAA
- the prfB gene encoding peptide chain release factor 2 (programmed frameshift), with amino-acid sequence MELVEIKQFIEKANNQLVTFGTLFDLERLEVDIADYEHQMLAPDFWDDNEKAKKIIDSLNQKKQAYDTYHRLYQHYQDVVDLYDLVKMEPDELYEQELQEQVRQLQEELMAYELQMLLDGEHDKRNAILEIHPGAGGTESQDWGSMLLRMYTRWADKKGFQVETLDYQDGEEAGIKSVSLLIKGINAYGYLKAEKGVHRLVRISPFDAAKKRHTSFASVDVMPEIDDDVEVEISTEDLRIDTYRASGAGGQHVNKTSSAIRITHIPTGIVVQSQSQRSQFQNKDQAMRMLKAKLYQLEEEKRLAELDTIRGEQKEIGWGSQIRSYVFHPYSMVKDHRTNFSVGQTQAVMDGDLDAFIDAYLKLSLQEPSEME; translated from the exons ATGGAACTAGTAGAAATCAAGCAGTTTATTGAAAAAGCCAATAATCAATTAGTAACATTT GGCACTCTCTTTGACTTAGAACGGTTAGAAGTTGATATTGCCGACTATGAGCATCAAATGTTGGCGCCTGATTTTTGGGACGATAATGAAAAGGCTAAAAAAATAATTGATAGTTTAAATCAAAAAAAGCAAGCCTATGATACATATCATCGACTATATCAACACTATCAAGATGTTGTTGATTTGTATGATTTAGTGAAAATGGAACCAGATGAGTTGTACGAGCAGGAGCTACAAGAGCAAGTGCGTCAATTACAAGAGGAACTCATGGCGTATGAGTTACAAATGCTTTTAGATGGCGAGCATGATAAGCGTAATGCCATTCTTGAAATTCATCCCGGTGCAGGCGGAACAGAGTCACAAGACTGGGGAAGTATGCTATTACGTATGTATACACGTTGGGCAGATAAGAAAGGATTTCAAGTGGAAACATTGGATTATCAAGACGGTGAGGAAGCTGGTATTAAAAGTGTGTCTTTATTGATTAAAGGAATAAATGCCTATGGTTATTTAAAAGCCGAAAAAGGTGTGCATCGTTTAGTGCGTATTTCACCGTTTGATGCTGCCAAAAAACGCCATACGTCGTTTGCCTCGGTCGATGTGATGCCTGAGATTGATGATGATGTGGAAGTAGAGATTAGTACTGAAGATTTACGCATTGATACATATAGAGCCAGTGGTGCAGGTGGTCAGCACGTTAATAAAACGTCTTCTGCTATACGTATTACTCATATTCCAACAGGTATTGTTGTGCAGAGTCAATCACAACGTTCCCAATTTCAAAATAAAGACCAAGCGATGAGAATGTTAAAAGCGAAATTATATCAATTAGAGGAAGAAAAGCGTCTTGCTGAGTTAGATACTATTCGTGGAGAGCAAAAAGAGATCGGATGGGGGTCACAAATTCGTTCGTATGTGTTTCATCCTTATTCAATGGTGAAAGATCATCGTACGAATTTTTCAGTGGGGCAAACACAAGCTGTTATGGACGGTGATTTAGATGCGTTTATTGATGCGTATTTGAAGTTGAGTTTGCAAGAGCCGAGTGAAATGGAGTAA
- the secA gene encoding preprotein translocase subunit SecA → MANLLKKLVENEKRELKRLEKIADKVFSYADEMEAKTDEELRQKTEEFKERYAKGEDLDKMLPEAFAVVREAARRVLGLYPYKVQVMGGVTLHEGNIAEMKTGEGKTLTATMPVYLNAISGLGVHVVTVNEYLSGRDAKEMGELYEFLGLTVGLNLNSKTPAEKREAYACDITYSTNNELGFDYLRDNMVTEKANMVQRPLNYAIVDEVDSILIDEARTPLIISGEAEKSNALYLRADFFVKGLKEEEHYTIDLPTKTIVLTDEGIERAERVFHLENLYDVSNTLLVHHIDQSLRANYIMSLDIDYVVDNDEVKIVDPFTGRVMDGRRYSDGLHQAIEAKEGVTIQNESKTMATITFQNYFRMYKKLAGCTGTAKTEEEELREIYNMQVVCIPTNKPIARIDSPDLLYPTLHTKFKAVVKDIKERHEKGQPILVGTVAVETSELLSNLLVAEGIPHEVLNAKNHAKEAEIITSAGQRGAVTIATNMAGRGTDIKLGKGVKELGGLCVIGTERHESRRIDNQLRGRSGRQGDVGASQFYLSFEDDLLKRFGSDRMREVLVNMTKSAGEDEDMSIQSKMFSRQVESAQRRVEGNNYDSRKSVLEYDDVMREQREIMYSQRQQVIDETESLSDVVKGMIQNTIHHEVEARTSADKKDWDLDGILMFAGNVLVHPDTITLSDLEGKTAAEIEAYLNERAMTVYQEKVDQLQSPEYLLQFEKLVILRVVDQEWTSHIDEMDHLRQGVGLRSYAQTNPLTEYQNEGFERFNAMIKTIEFETTRIILKSNLRASV, encoded by the coding sequence GTGGCGAATTTGTTGAAAAAATTAGTTGAAAATGAAAAACGTGAGTTGAAACGTCTAGAAAAAATTGCAGATAAAGTATTTAGTTATGCTGATGAAATGGAAGCAAAAACAGACGAAGAGTTGCGTCAAAAAACAGAAGAATTTAAAGAGCGTTACGCAAAAGGGGAAGATTTAGATAAAATGCTTCCTGAAGCATTTGCCGTTGTTCGTGAAGCAGCTAGACGTGTTTTAGGTTTGTACCCATATAAAGTACAGGTTATGGGTGGTGTAACATTGCATGAAGGTAATATTGCGGAAATGAAAACAGGTGAAGGTAAAACATTGACAGCGACAATGCCGGTATATTTGAATGCCATTTCTGGTTTAGGGGTTCACGTTGTGACAGTTAATGAATACTTATCTGGACGTGATGCAAAAGAAATGGGTGAATTATACGAGTTTTTAGGTCTAACTGTTGGGTTAAACTTGAACAGTAAAACACCTGCTGAAAAACGTGAAGCGTATGCGTGTGATATTACATATAGTACAAACAATGAATTAGGATTCGACTACTTACGTGATAACATGGTTACGGAAAAAGCAAACATGGTACAACGCCCATTGAACTATGCGATTGTCGATGAAGTAGACTCAATCTTAATTGACGAAGCTCGCACGCCATTGATTATTTCTGGTGAAGCCGAAAAATCAAATGCTTTGTATTTAAGAGCAGACTTTTTTGTAAAAGGATTAAAAGAAGAAGAGCACTATACGATTGATTTGCCAACAAAAACGATTGTGCTAACAGATGAAGGTATTGAGCGCGCTGAGCGTGTATTCCATTTGGAAAACTTATATGATGTGTCAAATACATTGTTGGTGCATCACATTGACCAATCTTTACGTGCGAACTACATCATGTCATTAGATATTGATTATGTGGTAGACAATGACGAAGTAAAAATCGTTGACCCATTTACTGGTCGTGTTATGGATGGTCGTCGTTACTCTGACGGATTACACCAAGCAATTGAAGCTAAAGAGGGTGTAACGATTCAAAATGAATCAAAAACAATGGCAACTATTACATTCCAAAATTACTTCCGTATGTATAAAAAATTAGCCGGCTGTACGGGTACTGCGAAAACGGAAGAAGAGGAATTACGTGAAATTTATAATATGCAAGTTGTATGTATTCCAACAAACAAACCGATTGCACGTATTGATTCACCAGATTTGTTATATCCAACATTACATACAAAATTTAAAGCTGTTGTAAAAGATATTAAAGAACGTCATGAAAAAGGGCAACCAATCTTGGTTGGTACAGTAGCCGTTGAAACATCAGAATTATTATCTAATTTATTGGTTGCTGAGGGTATTCCTCATGAAGTGTTAAATGCGAAAAACCATGCTAAAGAAGCTGAGATTATTACAAGTGCAGGGCAACGTGGTGCTGTAACGATTGCGACAAACATGGCAGGACGTGGAACGGACATTAAGTTAGGTAAAGGTGTTAAAGAATTGGGTGGTTTATGCGTGATTGGGACAGAGCGTCATGAGTCACGTCGTATTGATAATCAGTTACGTGGACGTTCAGGTCGTCAAGGGGACGTTGGTGCTAGCCAATTCTACTTGTCGTTTGAAGATGATTTGTTGAAACGTTTTGGTAGCGATAGAATGCGTGAAGTGTTAGTAAACATGACGAAATCAGCTGGTGAAGATGAAGACATGTCTATTCAAAGTAAAATGTTCTCTCGTCAAGTTGAGTCAGCACAACGTCGTGTTGAAGGGAATAACTATGATTCACGTAAGAGTGTTTTGGAGTATGACGATGTTATGCGTGAACAACGTGAAATTATGTATTCTCAACGTCAACAAGTGATTGATGAAACAGAGAGTTTATCTGATGTTGTGAAAGGTATGATTCAAAATACAATTCATCACGAGGTAGAAGCTCGTACAAGTGCAGATAAAAAAGATTGGGATTTAGACGGTATCTTAATGTTTGCAGGAAATGTTCTTGTTCATCCTGATACAATCACATTATCTGATTTAGAGGGTAAAACAGCCGCAGAAATTGAAGCGTACTTAAATGAACGTGCCATGACTGTTTATCAAGAAAAAGTAGATCAACTACAATCTCCAGAATATTTATTACAATTTGAAAAACTTGTCATTTTACGTGTTGTTGACCAAGAATGGACAAGCCATATTGATGAAATGGATCATTTACGTCAAGGTGTTGGTTTACGTTCATACGCACAAACAAATCCGTTAACAGAATACCAAAATGAAGGTTTTGAAAGATTTAATGCGATGATTAAAACTATTGAGTTTGAAACAACACGCATTATCTTGAAATCAAATTTAAGAGCAAGTGTATAA
- the pstS gene encoding phosphate ABC transporter substrate-binding protein PstS family protein, which translates to MRKKAIFLMMICICFVLSGCQTSITSMNGSITAVGSSALQPLVEVAAEQFQMQYPDVLINVQGGGSGQGLSQIVMGTVEIGNSDTFAEEKKIDVDKYELQDHKVAVVGIGVIANKESGVRDITHQQLIDIFTGKIRNWQEVGGQNMPIIVINRASGSGSRATFEKYGLNNQEPIVAQEQDNSGTVKKLVKDTKGAISYVSFSYFSDDYQALSIDGVEPTRENVETNQWKIWAYEHMYTKREKDVITKTFLEYMLSDDVQDNIVSQLGYIPVKTMTIDRDVKGNIRVK; encoded by the coding sequence ATGAGAAAAAAAGCAATTTTTTTGATGATGATATGTATTTGTTTCGTATTAAGTGGGTGTCAAACATCTATTACAAGTATGAATGGATCTATCACAGCAGTAGGATCGTCTGCGTTACAACCGCTTGTGGAAGTTGCCGCAGAGCAATTTCAAATGCAATATCCTGATGTACTCATCAATGTACAAGGTGGCGGCTCTGGGCAAGGATTAAGTCAAATTGTGATGGGAACAGTTGAAATTGGTAATTCAGATACATTTGCTGAAGAAAAAAAGATTGATGTCGATAAATATGAATTACAAGACCATAAAGTTGCGGTGGTAGGTATCGGTGTGATTGCTAATAAAGAATCAGGTGTACGTGATATCACACATCAGCAACTGATTGATATTTTTACAGGAAAAATAAGAAACTGGCAAGAGGTTGGTGGGCAAAATATGCCCATTATCGTTATCAATAGAGCTAGTGGTTCTGGTAGCCGTGCGACATTTGAAAAGTATGGGTTAAATAATCAAGAACCAATTGTCGCACAAGAGCAAGATAATTCTGGAACGGTAAAAAAACTTGTCAAAGACACAAAAGGTGCGATTAGTTATGTATCTTTTTCTTATTTTAGTGATGATTATCAAGCCCTGTCTATTGACGGGGTTGAGCCAACTCGAGAAAATGTTGAAACGAATCAATGGAAAATATGGGCGTATGAACATATGTATACAAAACGTGAAAAAGATGTGATTACAAAAACATTTCTTGAGTACATGTTAAGTGATGATGTTCAAGATAATATTGTGTCACAATTAGGGTATATTCCCGTTAAGACAATGACAATAGATAGAGATGTCAAAGGAAATATTCGTGTAAAATAA
- a CDS encoding transposase, translating into MSNITEILLQLKDKNITFDHKNISECIIQHKKSLVLYGKSTYTPDCCPNCHATNGIVKNGTRQSRLSLCQISGPNAYLSLTKQRFYCKTCQSSFTAKPPCR; encoded by the coding sequence ATGTCTAATATAACAGAAATCTTACTACAATTAAAGGATAAAAACATCACATTTGATCATAAAAATATATCAGAATGTATTATTCAACATAAAAAATCATTAGTCTTATACGGTAAATCAACCTACACACCAGATTGTTGCCCAAATTGTCACGCAACCAATGGCATTGTAAAAAATGGGACACGTCAATCGCGACTGTCTTTATGCCAAATTTCAGGACCAAATGCCTATTTATCACTCACTAAACAACGTTTTTATTGTAAAACCTGTCAATCATCATTTACAGCGAAACCCCCATGTAGATAA
- a CDS encoding transposase family protein, producing MPIYHSLNNVFIVKPVNHHLQRNPHVDKHCFITNRLKQKIIDTLTETISETYIAKQHNVSCTFR from the coding sequence ATGCCTATTTATCACTCACTAAACAACGTTTTTATTGTAAAACCTGTCAATCATCATTTACAGCGAAACCCCCATGTAGATAAGCATTGTTTTATTACGAACCGTTTAAAACAAAAGATAATAGACACTTTAACAGAAACCATTTCAGAAACCTACATCGCTAAACAGCACAATGTATCGTGTACATTTCGGTGA
- the lysS gene encoding lysine--tRNA ligase, with the protein MKRIGVKQVSEDVKMELNDQLLVRREKMQKLAETNVNPFASGFERHHLAADLQVEFEEFTKEDIAEKEPVTVQIAGRLMTKRGKGKAGFAHLQDQSGRIQIYVRQDQVGEVQYEIFKVADLGDIVGVVGTIMKTDMGELTVRAKEFVHLTKALRPLPDKYHGLTNVEQKYRQRYLDLISNDESRQRFILRSRIVSEIRRYMDDAGYLEVETPVLHTLAGGATARPFITHHNALDMELYLRIATELHLKRLVVGGMEKVYEIGRVFRNEGIDTTHNPEFTSMEVYTAYTMYTDVMDLTENLLRHVTKRVLGTAVLQYNGQEIDLETPWKRVHMVDLIKEQTGVDFWQEMTFEEAKAVAEKHHVKLNDHDTTVGHIINAFFEEFGEGVCIQPTFVYGHPVEVSPLARKNEEDPRFTDRFELFIVTKEYANAFTELTDPIDQRERFEAQMVEKDKGNDEAHPIDEDFIEALEYGMPPTGGLGIGIDRFTMLLTDAQSIRDVLLFPTMRQL; encoded by the coding sequence ATGAAAAGAATTGGAGTGAAACAAGTGTCAGAAGATGTGAAAATGGAATTGAACGACCAGTTACTCGTACGTCGTGAAAAAATGCAAAAATTAGCAGAAACAAATGTGAATCCATTTGCTAGTGGTTTTGAGCGTCATCATTTAGCAGCTGATTTACAAGTGGAATTTGAAGAATTTACAAAAGAGGATATTGCTGAAAAAGAGCCTGTTACTGTGCAAATTGCAGGTCGTTTAATGACAAAACGTGGAAAAGGGAAAGCGGGTTTTGCGCATTTACAAGATCAATCTGGACGTATTCAAATTTATGTGCGTCAAGATCAAGTTGGTGAAGTACAATACGAAATTTTTAAAGTGGCTGATTTAGGTGATATTGTTGGTGTTGTTGGGACAATCATGAAAACGGATATGGGTGAATTGACAGTTCGTGCCAAAGAGTTTGTTCACTTGACAAAAGCATTGCGTCCTCTACCTGATAAATACCACGGTTTAACGAATGTTGAACAAAAATATCGTCAACGTTATTTAGATTTAATTAGTAATGATGAAAGTCGTCAACGTTTTATTTTACGTTCACGTATCGTAAGTGAAATTCGTCGTTATATGGATGATGCAGGTTATTTAGAAGTCGAAACACCAGTGTTACATACTTTAGCAGGTGGTGCGACAGCTCGTCCATTTATCACACACCATAATGCGTTGGATATGGAATTGTATTTACGTATTGCCACAGAATTACATCTAAAACGTCTTGTGGTTGGGGGTATGGAGAAAGTTTATGAAATTGGACGTGTGTTCCGTAATGAAGGGATTGATACGACACACAACCCAGAATTTACGTCAATGGAAGTGTATACAGCGTATACAATGTACACAGATGTGATGGATTTAACGGAAAACTTATTGCGTCATGTTACAAAACGTGTACTAGGTACAGCGGTATTACAATATAATGGTCAAGAGATTGATTTGGAAACACCTTGGAAACGAGTGCATATGGTTGATTTAATCAAAGAGCAAACGGGTGTTGATTTCTGGCAAGAAATGACATTTGAAGAAGCAAAAGCAGTAGCTGAAAAACATCATGTAAAATTAAATGATCATGATACAACGGTAGGACATATTATCAATGCGTTCTTTGAAGAGTTTGGAGAGGGAGTATGTATCCAACCAACGTTTGTATATGGGCATCCTGTGGAAGTATCTCCTTTAGCACGTAAAAATGAAGAAGATCCACGTTTTACAGATCGCTTTGAATTATTCATTGTGACAAAAGAATATGCTAATGCCTTTACAGAATTAACAGACCCAATCGACCAACGTGAACGTTTTGAAGCACAAATGGTAGAAAAAGATAAAGGAAATGATGAAGCGCATCCGATTGATGAAGACTTTATCGAAGCGTTAGAATATGGCATGCCGCCAACTGGAGGATTAGGTATCGGTATTGATAGATTTACAATGCTATTAACGGATGCTCAATCTATTCGTGATGTCTTGTTGTTCCCTACAATGCGACAATTATAA
- the pstA gene encoding phosphate ABC transporter permease PstA yields MNAKQQDKIATIVLYSIAGVICLILASLVGYVLIHGIEHVNWRFLTSNPESIKAGGGILPELWNSFYLLVLTLLISTPISLGAAIYLSEYAPKNKTTEFIRLSVDVLSSLPSIVVGLFGMLLFVTAMKFKYSILSGALTLTIFNLPILVRVMEQSLRNISHDQRQAGLGLGLTKWETTIFVVVPAALPGILTGIILSAGRIFGEAAALLFTAGQSAPALDFTNWNPFSPRSPLNMFRQAETLAVHIWKVNSEAVVPDAQAVSNGTAAVLILFILIFNFVARRFGQYLYKKMTSAK; encoded by the coding sequence ATGAACGCAAAACAACAAGATAAAATCGCAACGATTGTGTTATATAGTATCGCAGGAGTGATTTGTTTGATTTTAGCCAGTTTGGTTGGATATGTTCTCATTCACGGTATTGAACATGTGAATTGGCGTTTTTTAACAAGTAATCCAGAATCTATCAAAGCAGGTGGCGGTATTTTACCAGAATTATGGAATTCGTTTTATTTACTTGTCTTAACTTTATTGATTAGTACCCCTATTTCGTTAGGAGCGGCTATTTATTTATCGGAATATGCTCCTAAAAATAAAACAACGGAATTTATACGACTATCAGTAGATGTGTTATCTTCTTTACCGTCTATTGTTGTAGGTTTGTTTGGTATGTTGTTATTTGTAACAGCTATGAAATTTAAGTATTCTATTTTGTCGGGAGCTTTAACATTAACGATTTTTAACTTGCCTATTCTTGTTCGTGTCATGGAACAATCTTTAAGAAATATTTCGCACGACCAACGTCAAGCAGGATTGGGATTAGGGTTAACAAAATGGGAAACAACGATTTTTGTTGTTGTACCGGCAGCTTTACCAGGGATTTTAACAGGGATTATTTTATCTGCTGGTCGTATTTTTGGAGAAGCAGCAGCGTTGCTGTTTACAGCAGGGCAAAGTGCACCGGCACTAGATTTTACAAACTGGAATCCGTTTAGCCCGAGAAGTCCATTAAATATGTTTAGACAAGCTGAAACATTAGCTGTTCATATTTGGAAAGTGAATAGTGAAGCAGTGGTACCCGATGCACAAGCTGTGTCAAATGGGACAGCGGCAGTCTTAATATTATTTATTTTAATTTTTAACTTTGTAGCTCGTCGTTTTGGACAGTATTTATACAAAAAAATGACATCAGCAAAATAG
- the ftsE gene encoding cell division ATP-binding protein FtsE produces MIEMRNVSKRYPNGVTAISDLSVNINPGEFVYIVGPSGAGKSTFIKMMYCDERLTSGDIKVGKFDLSTIKQRELPHLRRYVGVVFQDFKLLEKKTVYENIAYAMEVIGKRPSVIRKRVLEVLDLVGLKHKVRMFPNELSGGEQQRIAIARAIANMPGVLIADEPTGNLDPDTALEIMNILERISANGTTVIMATHSRSIVNNIKHRVLAIENGRLVRDEQEGEYGYDD; encoded by the coding sequence ATGATTGAAATGAGAAATGTTAGCAAGCGTTACCCGAACGGCGTGACAGCGATTAGTGATTTGTCTGTCAATATAAATCCTGGAGAGTTTGTATATATTGTAGGACCTAGTGGCGCAGGAAAATCAACATTCATTAAGATGATGTATTGTGATGAACGTTTAACGTCAGGCGATATTAAGGTGGGTAAATTTGATTTAAGTACCATTAAACAAAGAGAGTTACCACATTTAAGACGTTATGTTGGAGTTGTTTTCCAAGATTTTAAATTATTAGAGAAAAAAACGGTGTATGAAAATATTGCGTATGCTATGGAAGTTATTGGAAAACGTCCGAGTGTCATTCGTAAACGTGTTTTAGAAGTGCTTGATTTAGTAGGGTTAAAGCATAAAGTAAGAATGTTTCCAAATGAATTATCTGGAGGAGAGCAACAACGTATTGCGATTGCACGTGCGATTGCGAATATGCCGGGTGTTCTTATTGCCGATGAGCCAACAGGGAACTTAGATCCGGATACAGCGTTAGAAATTATGAACATTTTAGAGCGTATTAGTGCAAATGGTACAACGGTTATCATGGCAACGCACAGTCGTTCTATTGTGAATAATATTAAACATCGTGTATTAGCAATCGAAAACGGACGTCTTGTTCGTGACGAACAGGAAGGAGAATACGGATACGATGATTAG
- a CDS encoding ABC transporter permease: MIRMFFRHIKEALQSVSRNFVRSLLSIITVGLTLLLVGIFASVLLNVSDMAQDATNSLEVKVFVDLAATKEDEQALERQLKAVPHVQTVIYSSKDEQLSEIIQKYPSFSLFKEDSNPLRDAYIVMVDQSSNIKDVTNKIRELKYVYKANDGGEITEVLVAFSKGMQFWGGILIVSLVLIAVMLIMNTIRATILSRQTEIEIMRLVGATKWFIRWPFLLEGAFIGLLGSVLPVGLIYLGYTTLYAIIEPQLITTHYSLLPPNPYALYLAAGLAALGILIGAFGSIVSIRRFLKK, encoded by the coding sequence ATGATTAGAATGTTTTTTAGACATATAAAAGAAGCGTTGCAAAGTGTTAGTCGTAACTTTGTGAGAAGTTTATTGTCAATTATTACAGTAGGTTTAACATTACTTTTAGTAGGTATTTTTGCTTCTGTTTTGTTAAATGTAAGTGATATGGCGCAAGATGCAACGAATTCATTAGAAGTAAAAGTATTCGTAGACTTAGCTGCGACAAAGGAAGATGAACAAGCGCTTGAAAGACAATTAAAAGCTGTACCGCATGTTCAAACGGTTATTTATTCTAGTAAAGATGAACAACTTTCTGAAATTATCCAAAAATATCCTTCTTTTTCATTGTTTAAAGAGGATTCCAATCCTTTAAGAGATGCGTATATTGTTATGGTTGACCAATCGTCAAATATTAAAGATGTGACCAATAAAATTCGAGAGCTGAAATATGTGTACAAGGCAAATGACGGTGGCGAAATCACAGAAGTGCTTGTAGCCTTTTCAAAAGGTATGCAATTTTGGGGTGGTATTTTGATTGTCAGTCTTGTGCTGATTGCTGTGATGTTAATTATGAATACCATTCGTGCAACAATTTTATCACGTCAAACGGAAATTGAAATTATGCGTCTAGTTGGAGCGACTAAATGGTTTATTCGTTGGCCGTTCTTATTAGAGGGAGCATTTATTGGATTATTAGGTAGTGTTTTACCAGTGGGGTTAATTTATCTAGGTTATACAACGCTATATGCGATTATTGAACCGCAGTTAATTACAACACATTATAGTTTATTACCACCAAATCCGTATGCTTTATATTTAGCGGCAGGTCTAGCTGCATTAGGTATTTTAATTGGTGCTTTCGGATCTATTGTATCCATTCGCAGATTCTTGAAAAAATAA